The Pseudomonas sp. G2-4 genome window below encodes:
- the cobM gene encoding precorrin-4 C(11)-methyltransferase, with product MTVYFIGAGPGDPELITVKGQRLIRSCAVIIYAGSLVPAAVLEGHRAEQVVNSAELHLAQIIELIKTAHTKGQDIARVHSGDPSLYGAIGEQIRCLRALDIPFEIIPGVTATSACAALLGAELTLPDVSQSVILTRYADKTAMPAGEEFASLAQHGATMAIHLGVNHLEKIVSELLPHYGADCPIAVIHRATWPDQDWVLGTLDDIAAKVQAKGFRRTALILVGRVLGNDLFSESSLYRAGHAHLYRP from the coding sequence ATGACCGTTTACTTCATCGGCGCCGGCCCCGGCGACCCGGAACTGATCACCGTCAAAGGCCAGCGGCTGATTCGCAGCTGCGCGGTGATCATCTATGCCGGTTCCCTGGTGCCGGCGGCCGTGCTTGAAGGCCATCGCGCCGAACAGGTGGTCAACAGCGCCGAGCTGCACCTGGCACAAATCATCGAGTTGATCAAAACCGCGCATACCAAGGGCCAGGACATCGCCCGGGTGCATTCCGGCGACCCGAGCCTGTACGGCGCCATCGGCGAGCAGATTCGCTGCCTGCGGGCGCTGGATATCCCTTTCGAAATCATCCCGGGCGTAACCGCGACCTCAGCCTGCGCAGCCTTGCTGGGTGCAGAACTGACCCTGCCTGACGTCTCCCAAAGCGTGATTCTCACCCGCTACGCGGACAAGACCGCGATGCCCGCCGGGGAAGAATTTGCCAGCCTGGCGCAGCACGGAGCGACCATGGCGATTCACCTGGGGGTCAACCATCTGGAAAAAATCGTCAGTGAACTGCTGCCCCACTACGGCGCGGATTGCCCGATCGCGGTGATTCACCGGGCAACATGGCCGGATCAGGATTGGGTGCTGGGGACGCTGGACGATATCGCGGCAAAGGTGCAAGCCAAGGGCTTTCGCCGTACGGCGTTGATTCTGGTGGGACGTGTGCTGGGGAATGACCTGTTCAGCGAATCGTCGCTGTACCGAGCCGGACATGCGCATCTCTACAGGCCCTGA
- a CDS encoding CbtB-domain containing protein gives MSTISSTARTASSTTTLSQRLSAAIFASILGAGLVYFAGFSHIEAVHNAAHDTRHSAAFPCH, from the coding sequence ATGTCGACCATCAGCAGCACCGCCCGCACCGCCAGTAGCACCACCACCCTGAGCCAACGCCTGAGCGCCGCGATCTTCGCCTCGATCCTGGGCGCCGGCCTGGTCTATTTCGCCGGTTTCTCCCACATTGAAGCGGTGCACAACGCCGCCCACGATACCCGCCATAGCGCCGCATTCCCGTGCCATTGA
- the cobW gene encoding cobalamin biosynthesis protein CobW — protein MKTLAKLPVTIVTGFLGSGKTTLLRHMLDNAQGRRIAVIVNEFGELGIDGEILKQCSIGCTEEEANGRVYELANGCLCCTVQEEFFPVMRELVARRGDLDHILIETSGLALPKPLVQAFQWPEIRSACTVDAVITVVDSPAVAAGTFAAFPDQVDAQRKLDPNLDHESPLHELFADQLASADLVILNKADLISPEDLAKVRLEVAEELPPAVKVIEASSGRLPLEVLIGLGAGSEEHIDGRHSHHDHHHDGDDDDHDHDAFDSISIELPQADESLLLDALTQLVVQHGVLRVKGFAAIPSKPMRLLIQGVGTRFDKHFDRQWGADEARVTRLVLIGQALDAALLEAQLRAALSA, from the coding sequence ATGAAAACACTGGCCAAACTCCCCGTCACCATCGTCACCGGTTTCCTCGGTTCGGGTAAAACCACCTTGCTGCGGCACATGCTCGATAACGCCCAGGGCCGGCGTATCGCCGTGATCGTCAACGAATTCGGCGAACTGGGTATCGACGGCGAGATCCTCAAGCAGTGCTCCATCGGTTGCACCGAAGAAGAAGCCAACGGCCGCGTCTACGAACTGGCCAACGGCTGCCTGTGCTGTACGGTGCAGGAAGAGTTCTTCCCAGTGATGCGCGAGCTGGTGGCGCGACGCGGCGACCTCGACCACATCCTCATCGAAACCTCCGGTCTGGCCCTGCCCAAGCCCCTGGTCCAGGCCTTCCAGTGGCCGGAAATCCGCAGCGCCTGCACCGTCGATGCGGTGATCACCGTGGTCGACAGCCCGGCCGTGGCCGCCGGTACCTTCGCGGCCTTCCCGGATCAGGTCGATGCCCAGCGCAAACTCGACCCGAACCTGGACCACGAATCACCGCTGCACGAGCTGTTCGCCGACCAACTGGCCAGCGCCGACCTGGTAATCCTCAACAAAGCCGACCTGATCAGCCCGGAAGACCTGGCGAAAGTCCGTCTGGAAGTGGCCGAAGAGCTACCACCGGCGGTCAAGGTCATTGAAGCCAGCAGCGGTCGCCTGCCACTGGAAGTACTCATCGGCCTGGGCGCCGGCTCCGAAGAACACATCGACGGTCGCCACAGCCATCACGATCACCACCATGACGGCGACGATGACGACCACGATCATGACGCCTTCGACTCCATTTCCATCGAGCTGCCCCAAGCCGACGAAAGCCTGCTGCTGGATGCATTGACGCAACTGGTGGTCCAGCACGGCGTGCTACGGGTCAAGGGTTTCGCAGCGATCCCGAGCAAGCCGATGCGCCTGCTGATCCAGGGCGTCGGCACGCGATTCGACAAACATTTCGACCGCCAATGGGGCGCCGATGAAGCGCGGGTGACCCGCCTGGTGTTGATCGGCCAGGCGCTGGACGCGGCGCTGCTTGAAGCGCAGTTGCGCGCCGCCCTCAGCGCCTAA
- a CDS encoding AAA family ATPase produces the protein MTHTPHFPLSAVVGADDLKLALCLAAIDPKIGGVLIEGPRGMAKSTLARGLADLLASGQFVTLPLGATEERLVGTLDLDVALGEGRAQFSPGVLAKADGGVLYVDEVNLLPDHLVDLLLDVAASGTNLIERDGISHRHPARFVLIGTMNPEEGELRPQLLDRFGLNVALDGHTAPTERGQIIRRRLDFDSDPAAFCAQWEAAQQQLRERCQQARNRLAGIALDDWALAQITERCFAAGVDGLRADLVWLRAARAHAAWRGADGIADEDIDAVAEFALRHRRRGHSAPASSQAPQTAANETAKPNEGQGQWGDLPARALPTGARRDVPSWPKKP, from the coding sequence ATGACCCACACCCCCCATTTCCCGCTCTCCGCCGTGGTCGGCGCCGATGACCTGAAGCTCGCCCTGTGCCTGGCCGCGATCGATCCGAAAATCGGCGGTGTGCTGATCGAAGGCCCGCGTGGCATGGCCAAGTCCACCTTGGCCCGGGGCCTGGCGGATCTGCTGGCCAGCGGTCAGTTCGTCACCTTGCCCCTGGGCGCCACCGAAGAGCGGCTGGTGGGCACCCTTGATCTGGACGTGGCCCTGGGGGAAGGGCGCGCGCAGTTCTCTCCCGGCGTGCTGGCCAAGGCCGACGGTGGCGTGTTGTACGTCGATGAAGTGAACCTGTTGCCTGATCATCTGGTGGACCTGCTGTTGGATGTGGCCGCCAGCGGTACCAACCTGATCGAGCGTGACGGCATTTCCCATCGGCATCCGGCGCGCTTTGTGCTGATCGGCACCATGAACCCGGAAGAGGGCGAGCTGCGCCCGCAGTTGCTCGATCGTTTCGGTTTGAACGTGGCCCTCGACGGTCACACCGCGCCGACTGAGCGCGGGCAGATCATTCGCCGGCGGTTGGATTTCGACAGTGATCCGGCGGCGTTCTGCGCGCAGTGGGAGGCGGCCCAGCAGCAGCTGCGTGAACGCTGCCAACAGGCGCGCAATCGGTTGGCCGGAATTGCCTTGGATGATTGGGCGCTGGCGCAGATCACCGAGCGCTGCTTTGCCGCCGGGGTCGATGGCTTGCGCGCCGACCTGGTCTGGCTGCGGGCGGCCCGAGCCCATGCCGCCTGGCGCGGGGCGGATGGGATTGCCGATGAAGACATCGATGCGGTCGCCGAGTTTGCCTTGCGCCATCGGCGTCGCGGGCACTCGGCACCGGCGTCGTCCCAAGCGCCGCAAACGGCTGCGAATGAAACCGCCAAGCCCAACGAAGGCCAAGGCCAATGGGGTGACCTGCCGGCCCGGGCATTGCCCACCGGTGCCCGGCGTGATGTGCCGAGCTGGCCAAAAAAGCCCTAG
- a CDS encoding CbtA family protein has protein sequence MIKRIAQTAGFSGLLAALLLTLLQSFWVSPLILQAETFEKAPTSEVHEHADGVAHTHDAEAWEPEDGWQRVLSTTGGNLVVAVGFALMLAGLYTLRAPTRTSQGLLWGLAGYATFVLAPTLGLPPELPGTAAADLAQRQMWWIGTAASTAVGIALIAFGKHWLLKLLGVATLLVPHVIGAPQPEVHSMLAPEALETQFKIASQVTNVAFWLALGLISAWLFRRDGQAHHNA, from the coding sequence ATGATCAAGCGTATTGCCCAGACCGCCGGTTTCAGCGGATTGCTGGCCGCCCTGCTGCTGACCCTCCTGCAAAGTTTCTGGGTATCGCCGCTGATTCTGCAGGCCGAGACTTTTGAAAAGGCCCCGACCTCCGAGGTCCATGAACACGCCGACGGCGTTGCCCACACCCATGATGCCGAGGCCTGGGAGCCGGAAGACGGTTGGCAGCGTGTGCTGTCCACCACCGGGGGTAACCTGGTGGTCGCGGTGGGTTTCGCCCTGATGCTGGCGGGCCTGTACACCTTGCGCGCGCCGACTCGCACATCCCAAGGGCTGCTCTGGGGACTGGCTGGTTATGCCACGTTCGTCCTGGCGCCGACCCTTGGCCTGCCGCCGGAACTGCCCGGCACCGCAGCGGCCGACCTGGCCCAGCGGCAGATGTGGTGGATCGGCACCGCCGCGTCCACGGCGGTGGGCATTGCCCTGATCGCCTTCGGCAAGCATTGGCTGCTCAAGTTGCTGGGCGTGGCGACGTTGCTGGTGCCCCATGTCATCGGTGCGCCGCAACCCGAAGTCCATTCGATGCTGGCGCCAGAAGCGCTTGAAACTCAATTCAAGATTGCCTCGCAAGTGACCAACGTCGCGTTCTGGCTGGCCCTGGGCCTGATCAGCGCCTGGCTGTTTCGCCGTGACGGCCAAGCCCACCACAACGCATGA
- the nfuA gene encoding Fe-S biogenesis protein NfuA, translating to MTAITITDAAHDYLADLLSKQNTPGIGIRVFITQPGTQYAETCIAYCKPGEEKPEDTALGLKSFTAYIDSFSEAFLDDAVVDYATDRMGGQLTIKAPNAKVPMVNADSPVNERINYYLQTEINPGLASHGGQVSLIDVVEDGIAVLQFGGGCQGCGQADVTLREGIERTLLERIPELKGVRDVTDHTQKENAYY from the coding sequence ATGACCGCCATTACGATTACCGATGCCGCCCACGATTACCTGGCTGACCTGCTGTCCAAGCAGAACACCCCAGGTATCGGGATCCGCGTCTTCATCACCCAGCCTGGCACCCAGTACGCAGAGACGTGCATTGCCTATTGCAAGCCGGGAGAAGAAAAACCCGAAGACACCGCGCTGGGGCTCAAGAGCTTCACCGCCTACATCGACTCGTTCAGCGAAGCGTTTCTGGATGATGCGGTGGTCGACTACGCCACCGACCGCATGGGCGGCCAGCTGACCATCAAGGCGCCGAATGCCAAAGTGCCGATGGTCAACGCCGACAGCCCGGTCAACGAGCGCATCAATTATTACCTGCAAACCGAAATCAACCCGGGGCTGGCCAGCCACGGCGGCCAGGTTTCGCTGATCGACGTGGTGGAAGACGGCATCGCCGTGCTCCAGTTCGGCGGCGGCTGCCAGGGCTGCGGCCAAGCCGACGTGACCCTCAGGGAAGGCATCGAGCGCACCTTGCTCGAGCGTATCCCGGAGCTCAAGGGCGTACGCGACGTGACCGACCACACGCAGAAAGAAAACGCCTACTACTGA
- a CDS encoding cobalamin biosynthesis protein, translating to MNNGPMLVVGLGCQRGCPASTLRALLDQTLLAHGIALDQVQALASIDLKRDEPGLLELARQLMLPLTCFSARQLAGYQDRLSHRSEIAFERTGCYGVAESAALALADQLGTKPATLLISRQKAPSVTLALALVS from the coding sequence ATGAACAACGGGCCGATGCTGGTGGTCGGCCTCGGCTGCCAGCGCGGTTGCCCGGCCAGCACGTTGCGGGCATTGCTCGACCAGACGCTGCTGGCCCACGGCATTGCGCTTGATCAGGTGCAGGCCCTGGCCAGTATCGACCTCAAGCGTGACGAGCCGGGCCTGCTGGAATTGGCCAGGCAATTGATGCTGCCACTGACCTGCTTCAGTGCCCGGCAGTTGGCCGGATATCAGGATCGGCTCAGTCACCGCTCCGAAATCGCCTTCGAGCGCACGGGCTGCTACGGCGTCGCCGAAAGCGCGGCCCTGGCCCTGGCCGATCAGCTAGGCACGAAGCCCGCAACCCTGCTGATTTCCCGCCAGAAGGCCCCCAGCGTCACGTTGGCGTTGGCGCTCGTGTCGTAA
- the cobN gene encoding cobaltochelatase subunit CobN — protein sequence MHLLRTQPGGFVSDDNIADLGQTPAELVILCSGDSSLALLAEAAKQLPGDYPEFRLANPMQVQNHASVDLYFEDVLRHAKVILLSLHGGIGYWRYGIERLMELAGRGVKLILVPGDDRPDPELSDLSNVPFEDRDRLWQFLRQGGLGNALDLFHNLASQWFGRDYPWAEPQVLPRTAIYHPGKTSASLDDWQTDWQAAQPVAAVLFYRSHLQAANTAFIDVFCQRLQAAGLNPLPIAVASLKEPACLALVEDWLDAVEAGVILNTTGFAQSSPEAPHLRPFRRNIPVIQAICAQDNEPGWRASEQGLGPRDLAMHIALPELDGRIISRPISFKDLAWRSERSQSDVVCYRAVPERMDFVAELARRWTTLARLPNAQKRVALILANYPTRDGRIGNGVGLDTPAAALNILRAMQAEGYPLPAELPASGTALIQQLLGGVSNDLDSLDLRPCHQSLALDAYQAMFDALPEANRQAVLERWGAPEKDPMFRDGRLMVAGLRLGLTFVGIQPARGYQVDPSAVYHDPDLVPPHGYLAFYFWLRHTYGVHGVIHVGKHGNLEWLPGKGVGLSESCWPDALLGPLPNIYPFIVNDPGEGAQAKRRTQAVIIDHLMPPLTRAETYGPLRNLELLADEYYEAQLLDPRRARELQRDILNLVRETHIDRELQLDAALDSDADAAIWLPRLDTYLCDLKESQIRDGLHIFGESPSGRLRIDTLLALLRIPRGDGKGAQSSLLRALAKAFGLGFDPLDCALAEPWAGDCPEALRRVSDEPWRTAGDTRERLELFAAQLIEQALDGVVEQLNAPGWETVDSIIENLRSVVAPRLDACGPAEIRGLLDALNGRFVPAGPSGAPSRGRLDVLPTGRNFFSVDVRNLPTTTAWRIGFQSANLILERHLQDHGDHLRQLGLSVWGTATMRTGGDDVAQAMALMGVRPVWATGSQRVDDFEILPLSLLDRPRVDVTLRVSGFFRDAFANLIRLFDAAVQAVAALDEPDDMNPLAAKVRGEREALLASGLEPGAAARQAGWRIFGAKPGAYGAGVQGAIDGRLWQSREDLAEVYLNWGGYAYGGSDEGTAAREQFSRRLSQVQAVLQNQDNREHDLLDSNDYYQFQGGMLAAVETLSGETAASYHGDHSQPDLPKIRTLKEELNRVIRSRAANPKWIDGVKRHGYKGAFELAATVDNLFAFDATTQLIDDHQYALLADAYLLDPDTRDFVRQHNPDALRDMTERMLEAQQRGMWQEPGEYREALENLLLDIEEDG from the coding sequence ATGCACCTGCTCAGGACCCAGCCCGGCGGCTTCGTGTCGGATGACAACATTGCCGACCTGGGACAAACCCCCGCCGAGCTGGTGATCCTGTGCAGCGGCGACTCCAGCCTGGCGCTGCTGGCCGAAGCGGCGAAGCAATTGCCGGGCGATTATCCCGAGTTTCGCCTCGCCAACCCGATGCAAGTGCAGAACCACGCCTCGGTGGACCTGTACTTCGAAGACGTGCTGCGTCACGCCAAGGTCATCCTGTTGTCGCTGCACGGCGGCATCGGGTATTGGCGCTATGGCATTGAACGCCTGATGGAACTGGCCGGGCGCGGGGTGAAATTGATCCTGGTGCCGGGGGACGATCGTCCGGACCCGGAACTCAGCGACCTGAGCAACGTGCCCTTCGAAGACCGCGACCGGCTCTGGCAGTTCTTGCGCCAGGGCGGCCTGGGCAATGCCCTGGACCTGTTCCATAACCTCGCCAGCCAATGGTTCGGCCGCGATTATCCGTGGGCCGAACCGCAAGTATTGCCGCGCACGGCGATCTACCATCCCGGAAAAACCAGCGCCAGCCTCGACGATTGGCAAACCGACTGGCAGGCCGCCCAACCGGTGGCGGCGGTGCTGTTCTATCGCTCCCACCTGCAAGCGGCGAACACCGCCTTCATCGACGTGTTCTGCCAGCGCCTGCAAGCGGCGGGGCTCAACCCGTTGCCGATTGCCGTGGCGAGCCTCAAGGAGCCCGCTTGCCTGGCGCTGGTCGAAGACTGGCTGGATGCGGTGGAAGCCGGGGTAATCCTCAATACCACCGGCTTCGCCCAGTCCAGCCCGGAAGCACCGCACCTGCGACCGTTCCGACGCAACATCCCGGTGATCCAGGCGATCTGCGCCCAGGACAACGAACCGGGCTGGCGCGCCAGCGAACAGGGCCTGGGGCCACGGGACCTGGCGATGCACATTGCCTTGCCGGAGCTGGACGGGCGGATCATCAGTCGCCCCATCAGTTTCAAGGACCTGGCCTGGCGCAGCGAGCGCAGCCAGAGCGACGTGGTCTGTTATCGGGCGGTGCCGGAACGCATGGATTTTGTCGCCGAACTGGCGCGGCGCTGGACCACCCTGGCGCGCCTGCCCAACGCCCAGAAGCGTGTAGCACTGATCCTCGCCAACTACCCGACCCGGGACGGGCGCATCGGCAATGGCGTCGGCCTGGACACCCCGGCGGCGGCGCTGAATATCCTGCGAGCCATGCAGGCCGAGGGCTATCCGCTGCCAGCCGAATTGCCCGCGAGCGGCACCGCGTTGATCCAGCAGTTGCTCGGCGGGGTCAGCAACGATCTGGACAGCCTCGACCTGCGTCCGTGTCACCAGAGCCTGGCCCTCGATGCTTACCAGGCCATGTTCGACGCGCTGCCCGAGGCCAATCGCCAAGCGGTGCTGGAGCGCTGGGGCGCGCCCGAGAAAGATCCGATGTTCCGTGACGGTCGCCTGATGGTCGCCGGCCTGCGCCTGGGCCTGACGTTCGTCGGGATCCAGCCGGCCCGGGGTTATCAGGTCGATCCGAGTGCGGTGTACCACGACCCGGACCTGGTGCCGCCCCACGGTTACCTGGCGTTTTATTTCTGGTTGCGCCACACCTACGGCGTCCACGGGGTGATCCACGTCGGCAAGCACGGCAACCTCGAATGGCTGCCGGGCAAGGGTGTCGGGCTGTCGGAGAGTTGCTGGCCGGACGCGCTGCTGGGGCCGCTGCCGAACATCTATCCGTTCATTGTCAACGACCCGGGTGAGGGCGCCCAGGCCAAGCGCCGTACCCAGGCGGTGATCATCGACCATTTGATGCCGCCGCTGACCCGCGCCGAAACCTACGGGCCGTTGCGTAACCTCGAGCTGCTGGCCGACGAATACTACGAGGCGCAATTGCTCGACCCGCGCCGCGCCCGGGAACTGCAACGGGACATCCTCAACCTGGTGCGCGAGACGCACATCGACCGCGAGTTGCAACTCGACGCGGCCCTCGACAGTGACGCCGATGCGGCGATCTGGCTGCCGCGCCTGGACACTTACCTGTGCGACTTGAAGGAGTCGCAGATCCGCGACGGCCTGCACATTTTTGGCGAATCGCCCAGCGGACGGCTGCGCATCGACACCCTGCTGGCGTTGTTGCGCATTCCCCGGGGCGACGGCAAGGGCGCGCAGTCGAGTCTGCTGCGGGCGCTGGCCAAGGCGTTCGGGCTGGGCTTCGATCCGTTGGATTGCGCCCTGGCGGAGCCCTGGGCGGGTGATTGTCCCGAGGCCTTGCGTCGGGTCAGCGATGAGCCTTGGCGCACCGCTGGCGATACGCGTGAACGCCTGGAACTGTTCGCCGCGCAGCTGATCGAGCAGGCACTGGACGGTGTGGTCGAGCAGCTTAATGCGCCGGGCTGGGAGACGGTGGACAGCATTATCGAAAACCTGCGCTCCGTCGTGGCCCCGCGGCTGGACGCCTGCGGTCCGGCGGAAATCCGTGGCTTGCTCGATGCCTTGAACGGGCGCTTCGTGCCGGCCGGCCCCAGCGGTGCGCCGAGTCGCGGGCGTTTGGATGTGTTGCCCACCGGGCGCAATTTCTTCTCGGTGGACGTGCGCAACCTGCCCACCACCACGGCGTGGCGCATCGGTTTCCAATCGGCGAACCTGATCCTTGAGCGGCACTTGCAGGACCATGGCGATCACCTGCGCCAGCTCGGCCTGTCAGTGTGGGGCACCGCCACCATGCGCACTGGCGGCGATGATGTTGCCCAGGCCATGGCGCTGATGGGCGTGCGTCCGGTGTGGGCCACGGGCAGTCAGCGGGTCGATGATTTCGAGATCCTGCCGTTGAGCCTGCTGGACCGGCCGCGGGTCGATGTCACGCTGCGGGTCTCCGGGTTCTTCCGGGATGCTTTCGCCAACCTGATCCGGCTGTTCGATGCGGCGGTGCAGGCCGTCGCCGCCCTGGATGAACCGGACGACATGAACCCCTTGGCGGCCAAGGTGCGTGGCGAACGCGAAGCCCTGTTGGCGTCTGGCCTTGAGCCAGGCGCGGCGGCTCGCCAGGCCGGCTGGCGGATCTTCGGTGCCAAGCCCGGTGCCTATGGCGCGGGCGTGCAGGGCGCTATCGACGGTCGCCTGTGGCAGAGTCGCGAGGACCTGGCCGAGGTGTACCTGAACTGGGGCGGCTACGCTTACGGCGGCAGCGATGAAGGCACCGCCGCCCGGGAGCAGTTCTCTCGACGCCTGAGCCAGGTGCAAGCGGTGCTGCAGAACCAGGACAACCGTGAGCACGACCTGCTCGATTCCAACGACTATTACCAGTTCCAGGGCGGCATGCTGGCAGCGGTGGAGACCCTCAGCGGCGAAACTGCGGCCAGTTACCATGGCGATCACAGCCAGCCGGACCTGCCGAAGATCCGCACGTTGAAAGAAGAGCTCAACCGCGTCATCCGTTCCCGGGCGGCCAATCCGAAGTGGATCGACGGGGTCAAGCGTCACGGCTATAAAGGCGCGTTCGAATTGGCGGCGACGGTGGACAACCTGTTCGCCTTCGACGCCACCACGCAACTGATCGACGATCACCAGTACGCTTTGCTGGCCGATGCCTACCTGCTCGACCCCGACACCCGGGACTTCGTCCGCCAGCACAACCCCGACGCCCTGCGGGACATGACCGAGCGCATGCTTGAAGCGCAGCAGCGGGGGATGTGGCAAGAGCCGGGTGAGTATCGCGAGGCGTTGGAGAATTTGTTGTTGGACATCGAGGAGGATGGCTGA